The following are from one region of the Aspergillus luchuensis IFO 4308 DNA, chromosome 4, nearly complete sequence genome:
- the dot1 gene encoding histone methyltransferase DOT1 (COG:B;~EggNog:ENOG410PN9X;~InterPro:IPR021162,IPR025789,IPR029063,IPR030445;~PFAM:PF08123;~go_component: GO:0005634 - nucleus [Evidence IEA];~go_function: GO:0018024 - histone-lysine N-methyltransferase activity [Evidence IEA];~go_function: GO:0031151 - histone methyltransferase activity (H3-K79 specific) [Evidence IEA];~go_function: GO:0031493 - nucleosomal histone binding [Evidence IEA];~go_process: GO:0000077 - DNA damage checkpoint [Evidence IEA];~go_process: GO:0006281 - DNA repair [Evidence IEA];~go_process: GO:0006348 - chromatin silencing at telomere [Evidence IEA];~go_process: GO:0034729 - histone H3-K79 methylation [Evidence IEA];~go_process: GO:0051726 - regulation of cell cycle [Evidence IEA]) — protein sequence MGFFDHLQKGGAFSLQPKKPQIRKVVQTRTAPASRSTSQTPGPSSSRTPPAQLKAQQSASRSVSRDRDPPSAKRRYGTPAQSRKRQTPELRLSSDDDASDTDSSFEVRKRARTGDSAEPDPARRVRSLKAFSEDSIRSLPMIHAADITSRQKSGNFKPAFGAAKPLPELLLQYPSTSSPERYDLVVPRDHDDFKPIDDIVQVLDIVSQNYIPDEEADEFNNESTGIKRRLRRALAHSSEADFRSIVAEYNSAIVRLRRDGSIAKKLDSTSRLNLPHVERILNQIYSRTVSPRVESLRQYENGTDNVYGELLPRFISTIFKETGLKSGQVFVDLGSGVGNVVLQAALEIGCESWGCEMMNNAAHLAELQQAEFRSRCRLWGIAPGKTHLVKGDFLKEQSIIDVLKRADVILINNQAFTPQLNNELINHFLDMKEGCQIVSLKSFVPAGHKIQSRNLNSPINLLKVKQRNYWSNSVSWTDVGGTYFIATKDSSRLKAFVDSMQ from the coding sequence ATGGGATTTTTCGACCACCTCCAGAAAGGAGGCGCCTTTTCTTTACAACCGAAGAAGCCTCAGATCCGAAAGGTTGTTCAGACACGAACCGCCCCTGCCTCGCGATCCACCTCCCAGACCCCaggcccctcctcctctcgaACCCCTCCTGCTCAGCTCAAAGCGCAACAATCAGCAAGCAGATCCGTCTCCAGGGACCGTGACCCTCCCTCTGCGAAAAGGCGATATGGCACACCAGCGCAGAGTCGGAAGCGCCAAACTCCGGAGTTACGACTTTCGAGCGATGACGACGCGAGCGACACGGACTCTTCGTTTGAGGTGCGCAAACGGGCTAGGACAGGCGACAGCGCAGAGCCAGACCCGGCTAGGCGCGTACGATCTTTAAAAGCTTTTTCCGAAGATAGCATTCGGTCCCTTCCCATGATACATGCTGCCGACATTACCTCGCGCCAGAAGTCCGGCAACTTTAAGCCTGCGTTTGGGGCAGCCAAGCCACTACCGGAGCTACTCTTGCAGTATCCCAGTACTTCATCCCCGGAGAGATACGACCTTGTGGTTCCTCGAGACCATGACGATTTCAAGCCTATTGACGACATTGTTCAAGTCCTCGACATCGTGTCACAGAATTATATTCCCGACGAAGAGGCAGACGAATTTAACAATGAATCGACCGGAATAAAACGCAGACTACGACGCGCCCTTGCCCATTCATCAGAAGCGGATTTTCGGAGTATCGTGGCGGAGTACAATAGTGCGATTGTGCGGTTAAGACGTGATGGCAGTATCGCGAAGAAACTGGATTCAACGAGCCGCTTAAACTTACCCCACGTGGAAAGGATCCTGAATCAAATTTACTCGCGCACCGTGTCGCCTCGGGTCGAGTCTCTTCGCCAGTACGAGAACGGAACGGACAACGTGTACGGAGAACTTCTTCCGCGCTTCATCAGCACGATATTCAAGGAGACTGGGCTAAAGTCCGGCCAGGTTTTCGTCGACCTGGGCTCAGGTGTCGGTAACGTTGTCCTACAGGCGGCGCTTGAGATTGGATGTGAGAGTTGGGGCTGTGAAATGATGAACAATGCAGCCCACCTGGCGGAGCTGCAGCAGGCCGAGTTTAGGTCGCGATGTCGGCTATGGGGCATCGCGCCCGGGAAGACGCACCTCGTTAAGGGTGATTTCCTAAAGGAGCAGAGCATTATCGACGTTCTGAAACGCGCTGATGTTATCTTGATCAACAATCAGGCGTTCACCCCGCAATTGAATAACGAGCTCATTAACCACTTCTTGGATATGAAGGAGGGGTGTCAAATCGTATCCCTTAAATCCTTTGTGCCCGCAGGACACAAAATCCAATCTCGCAATCTCAATTCGCCCATCAACCTATTGAAGGTCAAGCAGAGGAACTACTGGTCGAACAGTGTGAGCTGGACCGACGTCGGCGGTACCTACTTCATCGCGACCAAGGACAGCTCCCGTCTGAAAGCTTTCGTAGATAGCATGCAATGA
- a CDS encoding uncharacterized protein (COG:T;~EggNog:ENOG410PGVH;~InterPro:IPR029217,IPR039486,IPR001849,IPR040345;~PFAM:PF15407,PF15404) has product MTNRRFFIGPIPQGWLQNHRKSWWKTRIKFSKYSSKTVTFSADPVIAHYSEEPETDREDSTPEQEPVTDTTEDERTDRDQEEESSDAEAPTRKSLRTVPYTLEEDHDISCVTTDSEAVPSDSGDNKHERDLASSMRRQDGSSAYYTAREQEPIDAGQASSRPGTMDLDQTGEGLSKQTLSIPSQNGASQSSPMVPASDYGSTTALLRPDSRSKGKGRLSAPSSTNLEQQEPQVETSEEEPLGNGHRRRSKRDHLHSFSKRAAKHNLDDNLLDKQQRILARVSRTHAKLSRTWPYRRKMKEGEVIKAEKMVVRLEETVQEKLPDDYSENDSLKMETRVVDQWREYLVACRLASDEDAPFCLQMYKTRVIPEVQKTGTRVAPHYQIPLGRKKMNVNLYSHLDKAIVLWGPCKRGTKIYIIRPKSSTHAVEWFTFLSQIMGKRRPSSLPIHVPDLGVSLVFHNPFEQLEAALDSKGKGTGILSRAVAQEESPAMAIVRGCLKMLENRPEWAEVLQQWSKTEIMGLAWKRYDRLEWILGANEEKMYGSLAMHMTHELELRPRQHYHTYIKHDGEREDEPQPVEGFLVRLTSQRGVHQRMNRMFFKRLYFFTQDQYLFFCRPSRSLPPAPPRLCRDGTEMPSTQQILDASPISYDVDPYPLEDGDISWLRSGNKDHIRTHDEEAYVQRQRSIHNIEHADGFIDLTRVQEVRHVQRDSCPADRNIESGPDVAFNPDARDTRQDDGATQQFNDDRTFEMLLDNNLVVRFQAYNDVTKAEWMRRLEALVKYWKCRIATDAAELKALRQRNLKLLGIDEELESIMGQFAKKWEVKKAEASPLLHNICVLSDCRPIKISGHLYRKPRRHSTFKKTHVVLTAGKLLIFRSSLRKRNGVEVPHIHQNLETSIDLQDCYVYSGLMTDSDLLYANQTFDSNHPGHHALPRVYLSSDAYTSSDEDAAITFVIWQPLKKNLFRAREHGVKGQTKQKIKQVSTLGVHGRTIVFKARSRVEKDRWVLSIASEINRLQEDQPEDVRIIT; this is encoded by the exons ATGACCAATAGGAGGTTCTTCATCGGACCGATCCCCCAGGGTTGGCTGCAGAATCACCGCAAATCATGGTGGAAGACGCGCATAAAGTTCAGTAAATATTCGTCGAAGACGGTTACGTTCTCAGCGGACCCGGTCATTGCGCATTATTCAGAGGAGCCTGAGACCGACCGTGAGGATTCGACACCGGAACAGGAGCCGGTTACAGATACCACGGAGGACGAGAGGACGGACAGAGatcaggaggaagagagcagtGATGCAGAAGCACCGACACGGAAAAGCCTTCGTACTGTGCCTTATaccctggaagaagatcatgatATCTCCTGTGTTACTACGGATTCGGAAGCTGTGCCCTCGGATTCGGGCGACAACAAACATGAACGCGACTTGGCCTCGTCAATGAGGAGACAGGATGGGAGTTCCGCATATTATACAGCCAGGGAGCAGGAGCCAATCGACGCCGGTCAAGCCTCCTCCAGGCCCGGTACAATGGACCTGGATCAGACCGGGGAGGGACTAAGTAAGCAAACGCTAAGTATACCTAGCCAAAATGGAGCCAGTCAGTCAAGCCCCATGGTACCTGCTAGTGACTATGGATCCACGACCGCGTTGCTAAGGCCAGATTCGAGATCCAAAGGGAAAGGACGACTCTCTGCTCCATCGTCGACCAACCTTGAACAACAGGAGCCTCAGGTCGAGACGTCAGAAGAGGAGCCCCTCGGGAACGGACATCGCCGTCGATCGAAGAGGGACCATTTACATTCGTTCTCGAAGCGGGCAGCCAAGCATAACCTTGATGACAACTTGCTGGACAAACAACAAAGGATCTTGGCTCGAGTGTCGAGGACGCATGCTAAACTTTCACGAACATGGCCGTACAGAcggaagatgaaagaaggggaggttATAAAAGCCGAGAAGATGGTCGTTCGACTCGAGGAGACGGTGCAGGAAAAGCTTCCAGACGACTATTCGGAGAATGACAGTCTGAAGATGGAAACCAGGGTTGTGGATCAATGGCGAGAGTACCTGGTGGCATGCCGTCTCGCTTCCGACGAAGATGCACCGTTCTGTCTCCAAATGTACAAGACCCGTGTTATACCTGAAGTGCAGAAGACAGGCACGCGAGTCGCCCCGCATTATCAAATACCCTTGGGGCGAAAGAAAATGAATGTGAACCTCTATTCGCATCTGGACAAGGCAATTGTGCTCTGGGGTCCCTGTAAGCGTGGGACTAAGATCTACATAATTCGGCCAAAGTCCTCCACACATGCTGTGGAATGGTTTACCTTTCTCAGCCAGATAATGGGAAAGCGGCGGCCGTCTTCGCTGCCTATCCATGTTCCCGACTTGGGCGTATCTCTTGTGTTCCATAACCCCTTTGAACAGTTAGAGGCTGCTCTGGACTCGAAGGGAAAGGGCACTGGAATCCTCAGTCGGGCTGTAGCTCAGGAAGAATCACCAGCGATGGCTATAGTACGTGGGTGTTTGAAGATGCTGGAGAATCGTCCTGAATGGGCCGAGGTCTTACAACAGTGGTCCAAAACTGAAATCATGGGGCTTGCTTGGAAACGGTACGATCGCCTGGAATGGATCCTGGGCGccaacgaggagaagatgtatGGCTCTCTTGCTATGCACATGACTCACGAGCTTGAACTACGCCCGAGGCAGCATTATCACACCTACATAAAGCACGATGGCGAGAGAGAAGACGAGCCTCAGCCTGTAGAAGGCTTCTTGGTGCGTCTGACATCCCAGCGGGGTGTACATCAGCGGATGAACAGGATGTTCTTCAAGCGGCTGTACTTTTTCACCCAGGATCAATATCTGTTCTTCTGCAGGCCGTCCAGGTCACTACCCCCAGCGCCTCCGAGACTATGCCGCGATGGCACTGAAATGCCTTCAACGCAACAGATTCTGGATGCATCACCTATTTCTTACGATGTCGATCCGTATCCGCTTGAAGACGGGGATATCTCTTGGCTGCGGAGCGGCAACAAGGACCACATAAGAACtcatgacgaagaagcctaCGTCCAGCGCCAGCGAAGCATTCACAATATTGAGCACGCTGATGGATTCATCGATCTCACTAGGGTACAAGAGGTCCGACATGTGCAACGTGATAGCTGCCCCGCCGATCGGAACATTGAATCAGGGCCAGATGTAGCATTCAATCCCGACGCAAGAGACACGCGCCAAGATGACGGTGCAACGCAGCAATTCAATGACGACAGAACCTTTGAGATGCTTCTGGACAACAACCTCGTGGTCCGCTTTCAGGCATACAATGACGTGACCAAGGCCGAGTGGATGAGGCGGCTCGAAGCTTTAGTGAAGTACTGGAAGTGCAGAATCGCGACCGATGCAGCTGAGCTTAAGGCTCTTCGGCAACGCAACCTCAAACTTCTGGGGATCGATGAGGAGTTGGAATCCATCATGGGCCAGTTCGCTAAGAAATGGGAGGTCAAGAAGGCGGAAGCGTCGCCTCTACTCCACAATATCTGCGTCCTGTCAGACTGTCGTCCAATCAAG ATATCTGGTCATCTATATCGAAAACCCCGTCGCCACTCAACCTTCAAGAAAACTCACGTTGTTCTAACCGCCGGAAAACTATTGATCTTCCGCAGCTCCCTCCGAAAGCGCAACGGCGTTGAAGTTCCCCACATACACCAAAACCTGGAGACCTCCATCGATCTCCAAGACTGTTATGTATACTCTGGTCTGATGACAGACTCAGACCTTCTATACGCCAATCAAACATTCGACAGTAACCATCCAGGCCACCATGCCCTGCCCCGCGTGTATCTCTCATCGGATGCCTACACAAGTAGCGATGAAGATGCGGCGATCACGTTCGTCATCTGGCAGCCACTGAAGAAGAACCTGTTCCGGGCGCGTGAGCATGGAGTGAAGGGCCAGACGAAGCAAAAGATTAAGCAAGTGTCGACTCTCGGAGTCCACGGGCGAACCATTGTGTTCAAAGCCCGCAGTCGCGTCGAGAAAGACCGCTGGGTGCTGAGTATAGCATCTGAGATCAATCGCTTACAGGAGGATCAACCGGAGGATGTACGGATAATCACATAA
- a CDS encoding putative mitochondrial inner membrane protease subunit Imp2 (COG:O,U;~EggNog:ENOG410PRJJ;~InterPro:IPR036286,IPR037730,IPR019533,IPR000223;~MEROPS:MER0000598;~PFAM:PF10502;~go_component: GO:0016020 - membrane [Evidence IEA];~go_component: GO:0042720 - mitochondrial inner membrane peptidase complex [Evidence IEA];~go_function: GO:0008236 - serine-type peptidase activity [Evidence IEA];~go_process: GO:0006465 - signal peptide processing [Evidence IEA];~go_process: GO:0006508 - proteolysis [Evidence IEA];~go_process: GO:0006627 - protein processing involved in protein targeting to mitochondrion [Evidence IEA]), with protein MSPPHAQPPRAPPPPQTSRFRVLPPDLAKARRTTPQPQQPPQQHQQPRSHPRPSFFSHLRNSYASLPRPFRFMGTLLPLIPIGLFFSEHVCQVMWVRGPSMTPYLNEDYDQMQTKSDIVLVNMWGGGGLWPWERKRRLERGMVVTFRSPANPRHMAIKRIIGLPGDQITTREPCLKETQIVPYNHVWLEGDAKDPRKTLDSNSYGPVSISLITGRVMAVLHPQWRWLDWSGWENGVVEGDVERKFGEDYRQEVRDRVVKEAVKLERPFLE; from the exons ATGTCACCACCACATGCACAACCCCCTCGggcgcctcctccgccccaAACATCCCGATTCCGAGTCCTACCCCCCGATCTAGCCAAAGCGCGCCGCACCACCCCTCAACCGCAACAGCCCCcgcaacaacaccaacagcCACGATCCCACCCCcgaccttctttcttcagccACCTCCGCAACAGCTACGCCTCTCTCCCTCGTCCCTTCCGCTTCATGGGcacccttctccccctcatccccatcggcctcttcttctccgagcaCGTATGTCAAGTGATGTGGGTACGCGGACCCAGCATGACACCGTACCTGAATGAAGATTACGACCAAATGCAGACGAAGAGCGATATAGTTCTTGTGAACAtgtggggtgggggtgggctGTGGCCGTGGGaacggaagaggaggttggagagggggatggtggttacGTTTCG ATCCCCTGCGAACCCCCGCCACATGGCCATCAAGCGCATTATCGGATTGCCCGGAGATCAGATCACCACAAGAGAGCCCTGTCTGAAGGAGACGCAGATTGTGCCGTATAATCATGTTTGGTTGGAGGGTGATGCGAAGGATCCGAGGAAGACGCTTGATAGTAATTCGTATGGGCCGGTGAGTATCAGTTTGATTACGGGGAGGGTGATGGCCGTGCTGCATCCGCAGTGGAGGTGGTTGGATTGGTCGGGTTGGGAGAatggggtggtggaaggtgatgtGGAGCGCAAGTTTGGGGAGGATTATAGACAGGAGGTGCGCGATCGAGTGGTGAAAGAGGCTGTGAAGTTGGAGAGGCCGTTCTTGGAGTGA
- a CDS encoding tubulin gamma complex associated family protein (COG:Z;~EggNog:ENOG410PK2S;~InterPro:IPR007259,IPR041470,IPR042241,IPR040457;~PFAM:PF04130,PF17681;~TransMembrane:1 (o557-581i);~go_component: GO:0000922 - spindle pole [Evidence IEA];~go_component: GO:0005815 - microtubule organizing center [Evidence IEA];~go_function: GO:0043015 - gamma-tubulin binding [Evidence IEA];~go_process: GO:0000226 - microtubule cytoskeleton organization [Evidence IEA];~go_process: GO:0007020 - microtubule nucleation [Evidence IEA]), with the protein MDPEDSLADPFSSHGLWRVSKFTLQSLQPLEPLGWDEKLPDLSSAFFESPLNIFDKFGTEITSLNPFGTELSDADQTLVLDTATSSETEVIATTDQQNVEEELEDLWALGNQDIKQERCDLLKSWEKYRERTYREPVSAYFSESGAKGFDAALARQAAKVGTQTQRFMVRRDVFFQALLKLGLGWSSMFFRYDEQNKRFERVHNNIRISGVTSVALNGIIEELLECGTNMQKIRAFANKVPSRTKELSSRSAFASAAAVVVHTLEKRLVGQFASITSLLQIKALFCECGKVVSVLANVIEAVDIAMSEAQIISVVSERAAHFSQLFDHIEPLLREIVSRVAEPWLRQVETWVGLRPETAASVELASSGRSFVVAETQERTRKTTKMPRVDYKYLPDNMPSLVPNDLASLIFESGRSLRLLKTHHPQHPVANHEMYHSTSPTFECAGTWFDITRIEKKAAEYEARLRFEILRYNRGDMNQGSDRMFVTEASEPTGESGVLADTFELFDLDNMPNTTGLLPMDGSSRDKLGCLVDANVHCHAEQPAAHSSFGPEITSSYYLSLAPLLCSQALLIDFSCLHLLFKEHHLRTHLNLQWRFQLLGDGYFTSRLSDSLFDPDMESGERKAGVVRSDIHAGLRLGSRDTWPPASSELRLVLMGLLNECHDAEKRLDPSMNSSLWNEKELPGGLSFSIRDLTDEEVVKCKDPNAIEALDFLRLQYKPSPVLETILTPSSLDKYDRLFKHLLRLLRMDSVVRSLIRDSTARDSLSGDTRNVIQKFRVDAQHFVLALSDYCFHVGIGSTWRRFQETLSNIESCLDRHDIDGTIEAASSVPRLRDYHEDVLDQMLYALFLSKKHTEVAILLDEIFGTILTFAPLSQLDGINGVRHEAEPAVRRLYNLFRKQTSAFVGYLRSIEGIKSTSKSLERWDTTFTAREEPATVFDHLLARLDTKRYY; encoded by the coding sequence ATGGATCCGGAGGACTCTCTTGCAGACCCGTTCTCCAGTCACGGCCTGTGGAGAGTCTCCAAGTTTACTTTACAGTCTCTACAGCCATTGGAGCCCTTGGGGTGGGATGAGAAGCTGCCTGACCTTTCGAGTGCTTTCTTCGAGTCTCCATTGAATATCTTCGACAAGTTCGGCACCGAAATTACTAGCCTAAATCCATTCGGTACTGAGCTATCAGATGCGGATCAGACGCTAGTGTTGGATACTGCTACTTCAAGTGAAACTGAAGTTATTGCAACTACTGATCAGCAGAACGTTGaagaggaactggaggatCTATGGGCACTTGGAAATCAGGATATCAAGCAAGAGCGCTGCGACTTGTTGAAATCATGGGAGAAATACCGAGAGAGGACATATCGCGAACCTGTCTCGGCATATTTCAGCGAATCGGGTGCGAAAGGCTTTGATGCTGCATTGGCACGGCAAGCTGCAAAGGTAGGAACACAAACCCAGAGGTTCATGGTCCGGCGAGATGTGTTCTTCCAGGCGTTGCTCAAGCTTGGGCTTGGGTGGAGCTCCATGTTTTTCCGTTACGATGAACAAAATAAGCGGTTCGAACGAGTGCACAATAATATTCGGATTTCTGGAGTAACATCGGTTGCACTAAATGGAATTATCGAGGAGCTGCTTGAGTGCGGCACAAACATGCAGAAAATACGGGCTTTTGCCAACAAAGTGCCGAGCAGGACAAAAGAACTTTCTTCCCGGTCGGCCTTTGCGAGTGCCGCGGCTGTGGTTGTTCATACACTCGAGAAGCGGCTTGTCGGACAGTTCGCTAGTATTACCTCTCTCCTTCAGATCAAGGCGCTATTTTGTGAATGCGGCAAGGTGGTGAGCGTCCTGGCGAACGTGATCGAGGCAGTTGATATTGCAATGTCCGAGGCACAGATAATTTCTGTTGTTTCTGAACGAGCCGCCCACTTCTCGCAATTATTCGACCATATAGAACCTCTCTTACGCGAGATTGTGAGTCGAGTGGCCGAGCCTTGGCTGAGGCAAGTAGAGACCTGGGTTGGCCTTCGTCCAGAGACAGCGGCATCAGTAGAGCTGGCTTCCAGTGGTAGGAGCTTTGTTGTCGCGGAGACCCAGGAGAGAACTAGAAAGACCACAAAGATGCCGAGGGTTGACTACAAATATCTACCTGATAATATGCCCTCCCTCGTCCCCAATGATCTGGCGTCTTTGATCTTCGAGAGTGGACGAAGCCTCAGGCTCCTCAAAACACATCACCCACAACATCCAGTCGCCAATCACGAGATGTATCATTCTACTTCACCCACTTTTGAATGCGCAGGTACGTGGTTTGATATTACCAGGATCGAAAAGAAGGCCGCCGAGTACGAAGCTAGACTACGTTTTGAGATACTCAGATATAACCGTGGTGATATGAATCAAGGGTCAGACAGAATGTTCGTTACAGAGGCTTCCGAGCCCACTGGGGAGTCAGGTGTGCTCGCGGACACTTTTGAACTCTTTGACCTCGATAATATGCCAAATACCACGGGGCTGTTACCAATGGACGGAAGCTCTCGGGATAAGCTTGGCTGTCTAGTTGACGCAAATGTCCACTGCCATGCCGAACAACCTGCAGCTCACAGCAGCTTCGGACCTGAAATAACTTCATCATATTACCTATCATTGGCACCTCTTCTCTGCTCCCAGGCGCTATTGATCGATTTCTCGTGTCTCCATTTACTATTCAAAGAGCATCATCTCCGAACCCACCTCAACCTCCAATGGCGattccagctccttggtgaTGGTTATTTCACCTCTCGCCTCTCTGATTCCCTTTTCGATCCCGACATGGAAAGTGGTGAGCGAAAGGCTGGTGTAGTGAGGAGTGACATTCACGCTGGTTTGCGCTTGGGAAGCAGGGATACATGGCCTCCAGCTAGTTCGGAATTACGGCTGGTGCTCATGGGACTACTCAATGAGTGCCATGATGCGGAGAAACGCCTGGACCCGTCAATGAACTCTAGCCTATGGAATGAAAAGGAACTACCTGGTGGCCTAAGCTTCTCCATCCGTGACCTTACAGATGAAGAGGTCGTGAAGTGCAAGGACCCGAATGCCATCGAGGCGCTTGATTTCCTTCGTCTACAATATAAACCCTCGCCTGTCCTGGAGACCATACTGACTCCGAGTTCTCTTGACAAATATGACCGTCTCTTCAAGCATTTGCTTCGACTGCTACGCATGGATTCAGTTGTCAGAAGTCTCATTCGAGACTCAACTGCGAGAGACTCCCTATCAGGTGATACGCGGAATGTGATTCAGAAATTTCGGGTCGATGCTCAGCATTTTGTGCTGGCTCTAAGTGACTACTGCTTTCATGTCGGCATTGGTTCTACATGGCGACGATTCCAGGAGACGCTTTCTAACATTGAATCGTGTCTTGACCGACATGACATCGATGGTACAATCGAAGCGGCCAGCTCAGTACCTAGGTTGCGGGACTACCATGAAGACGTCTTAGATCAGATGCTTTATGCTCTTTTTCTCAGCAAAAAGCATACCGAGGTCGCAATACTTCTTGATGAGATCTTCGGAACGATTCTCACCTTCGCTCCGCTGTCGCAACTGGACGGGATTAATGGTGTACGGCACGAGGCTGAGCCTGCTGTTCGTCGATTATACAATCTCTTTCGGAAACAAACTTCTGCCTTTGTTGGCTATCTACGCAGTATCGAAGGCATCAAGTCGACGTCGAAATCTTTAGAACGGTGGGATACGACGTTTACTGCCAGGGAGGAGCCTGCAACAGTCTTCGACCATCTGCTGGCCCGCTTAGACACGAAGAGGTACTATTGA